The Starkeya sp. ORNL1 DNA window GGCGGCGCTGCCCGGCATCATCGACACGCTGCGCATCACCATGGGCTGGGCCTGGACCTATCTGGTGGTCGCCGAACTCGTCGCCGCCTCCTCGGGCCTCGGCTATATCAGCATGAAGGCGATGCGCGGCTTCCAGGTCGACGTGATCTTCCTCGCCATCGCGGTCATCGGCCTGCTCGGCCTGTTCACCGACCTGATCTTCCGGGTGATCCGCATGAAAATGGTCGGCTGGGCGCAGTGACGCCCGGTGCCGAGCATGTCGGGCACGAGGCCCTTCCTCCAGATGATGAAAACGGCTCGATGAACGTTGCAGCAGCCCTGAAGTCCGTCATTCCCCTCGACGCTGCGGTCGATGCTCATGGCAGGATCGACACACCGCCGCGCCTGCGCATCAAGGATGTGCGGCTCGAATACCAGATGCCGAGCGGCAAGACCGTGGCCGCCATCGATCGCATCTCGATCGACGTCCCCGACAATGAGTTCGCCGTTATTGTCGGCCCCTCGGGCTGCGGCAAGTCGAGCCTGCTCTATCTGGTCGCCGGCCTCGCCGAGCCGACCGAGGGCGACATATTGCTCGGCGACAGCGTGGTCGACGGGCCCGGCGCCGATCGCGGCATGGTGTTCCAGTCCTACACGCTGTTCCCGTGGCTAACCGTGCGCGAGAATGTCGAGTTCGGCCTCAAGCGCCGCAAGGTGGCGCCGCAGGAGCGCGAGGACATCGTCAACCGCTACCTCAACGAAACCGGCCTCGCCGCCTTCCACGATGCCTATCCCAAGCAATTGTCCGGCGGCATGATGCAACGCGTGGCGATTGCCCGAGCCCTCGCCAATGATCCCAAGATCCTCTTGATGGACGAACCGTTCGGCGCGCTCGACAGCCAGACCCGCTCCAGCATGCAGAAGCTGCTGCTGAGGGTGTGGGAACAGCACCAGAAGACCGTGCTGTTCGTCACCCACGACATCGACGAGGCCATCCTGCTCGGCGACCGCATCTATGTGATGACCGCGCGCCCCGGCCGGCTGAAGCAGGAGATCAAGGTGCCGATCGCCCGCCCGCGCTCGCTCGACATGGTGATGGACCCCGAGTTCATCGCCGTGAAACGCCGGATCCTCGACCTGCTGCGCAACGAGATCAAGGACGACGAGCATTGAATTTGCTGTTGTCGTAACTGCCGCTTGCTACGTTGCAGCACCCTCTCCCCGTCGGGGGAGAGCGATGGGGTGAGGGGTCTTGCTCCGCAATCGCGCTCCCCCTCACCGACCCGCTTCGCGGGCCACCTCTCCCGTCAAAGTCGGATGCATCCGACTTTGACCGCTTGGAATGCAGAACTCGGCAACAGCCGAGTTCTGTGGGGGAGAGGGGTTGATTAGCCAACCTCTCCGAGGAGCCTCTCCACCGCCCGCCGCGCCATAACCGCCGCGAGATGCGCGCGATAAGCGCCGGTGCCGTGGATATCGGCGATCATGTCGTGGGCCGGCAAAGCGAGCCCGACGAGCGCCTCCACAGTGAAGTCGGTCTCCAGCGCTGCCTCGGCTTCGCTCCAGCGGAACACGCCGCCCTGCGCAGCACCGGTGACGGCTACCCGCACCCTGCCCTCTCCCCGCGCCACGAAGACGCCGGCCATGGCGTAGCGCGAGGCGGGATTGGGGAATTTCTCATAGGCGCCACGCGCACCCACCGGGAACGCGACGGCGGTGACGATCTCGCCCGGCTCCAGCGCGGT harbors:
- a CDS encoding ABC transporter ATP-binding protein, which codes for MPSGKTVAAIDRISIDVPDNEFAVIVGPSGCGKSSLLYLVAGLAEPTEGDILLGDSVVDGPGADRGMVFQSYTLFPWLTVRENVEFGLKRRKVAPQEREDIVNRYLNETGLAAFHDAYPKQLSGGMMQRVAIARALANDPKILLMDEPFGALDSQTRSSMQKLLLRVWEQHQKTVLFVTHDIDEAILLGDRIYVMTARPGRLKQEIKVPIARPRSLDMVMDPEFIAVKRRILDLLRNEIKDDEH